A part of Dreissena polymorpha isolate Duluth1 chromosome 13, UMN_Dpol_1.0, whole genome shotgun sequence genomic DNA contains:
- the LOC127856163 gene encoding galactosylceramide sulfotransferase-like, with the protein MKWNIRWLLFAGGLVLILVTTVQFMHISKQLSLNKRDALIHQRTHTCPDILPLLGGVRIFSDEREVRHIAFLKVHKAASGTATSIFFRFGTERKLNFLRPTWLNIVSSSETIIDRQLRNPLDKPYDITTSHVIYNRKAFESYLHNDTVYIGIIREPYLQFKSSMNYMAPNYVYNISSEDPIQLYLKDPMKYEVAPNPRKSWINNRQAAEFGTPDDVIMKRNITAMSDYVKKLNKEFHLVIIAEYFDESIVLMKRLLNWKVSDILYRWFHTRGWDRKLTIPRAHDRRLYRKYAFADYAIYDFFYQKLWRQISNAGDDFFAEVLYFKEIREEMDDFCKVYPNITDTVTLRASEWSPEILVDKELCRKIYWEEEDWVKYINSDQYSYKTS; encoded by the exons ATGAAATGGAACATAAG ATGGCTGCTGTTCGCAGGAGGCCTAGTGCTCATTTTGGTCACGACTGTACAGTTTATGCATATTTCCAAACAATTATCCCTCAACAAAAGGGACGCTTTAATTCACCAAAGAACGCACACCTGTCCCGACATACTCCCGCTTCTCGGCGGTGTGCGAATATTCTCTGACGAACGAGAAGTCCGCCATATTGCTTTTCTGAAAGTACATAAAGCGGCCAGTGGTACTGCTACATCTATATTTTTTCGGTTTGGGACTGAGCGTAAACTCAATTTTTTGCGACCAACATGGCTAAATATTGTAAGTTCCTCCGAAACAATCATAGACCGCCAGCTGAGAAATCCGCTCGACAAACCCTATGACATCACAACTAGTCATGTGATTTATAATCGGAAGGCTTTTGAAAGCTATTTGCATAATGATACCGTATATATTGGTATTATTCGAGAACCGTATTTACAGTTTAAGTCCAGTATGAACTATATGGCACCGAACTACGTGTACAATATTTCCAGCGAAGATCCCATTCAACTTTACCTCAAAGACCCGATGAAATATGAAGTGGCACCAAATCCGCGAAAGTCATGGATAAACAATCGACAAGCTGCCGAATTTGGCACTCCAGATGACGTCATTATGAAGCGGAATATAACTGCAATGTCCGACTACGTCAAGAAACTGAACAAAGAATTCCATCTAGTGATTATAGCAGAATACTTTGACGAATCTATTGTGTTAATGAAAAGGTTGTTGAATTGGAAAGTTTCGGATATTCTCTACCGATGGTTTCATACACGCGGATGGGACCGAAAATTAACGATCCCACGTGCACATGACCGTCGGTTATACCGGAAGTACGCTTTCGCTGATTACGCAATCTATGACTTTTTCTATCAGAAACTTTGGCGGCAAATCTCAAATGCTGGTGATGATTTCTTCGCAGAAGTTCTCTATTTCAAAGAAATTCGAGAAGAAATGGACGATTTCTGCAAAGTGTACCCTAATATCACGGACACCGTAACCTTACGAGCTAGTGAGTGGTCCCCGGAAATCCTCGTGGACAAGGAACTGTGCCGTAAAATATACTGGGAAGAAGAAGATTGGGTGAAATATATAAACTCGGACCAATACTCGTACAAGACAAGTTGA